The window GTGAAAGCGAAATCTGTTTTAAGCAGCGTTTTACAAATAACAAGGTCAACTCCCATGAAAGAGCGTTTTATTAGATCACATTAAGATCAGCCGTATTATTGTTGTGTAAAATCTCTCTCAATGTAAGGAATGTTTGAATGGATGATCTTTAGCGGATAAGGTAACGATCATTTCAAAGTACTTGCGCAAAGATAATATTTAGTCATTGATCAGTCCCCCTTGATTAATTTAACATTATCACAATAAAGAATTTTGCTTTGCGTAGTAAAAAGAGAATTGCTGACTCCTTCGTTTTATTTAATAACCGGATAAAATTTAAGACCTTATTTAACACATCAACAGAACCAACCTGGTTACTAACTCATGGAAAGGAAATACATTTATGTCGATCAGACATAAACAGCAGATATAAGCCTTTATGAATAGATTAGCTGTTATTTGGTTTGAACTGAGCTTGTATGACTTTTCCTACCGAGCAATAACAAAAAGCTCTGCGATGAAGCGTGAGGCGTTACATCATTTCTAATATGAACCCACTTGATAGATCTTGTTGCAAGAAAATTACGATTTATCTCGCTGGGgaagttcaaaaatgtttatgaaCGGAAATAAAACCACAAATGGTGAACGCagcaataataaataatattacactCTTTACTAGAGTTAGtagttatttacaaattaaaattagaaaatgtAGTTCTCGCACATGGAGAAAAATGATGCGCTAGCTATATGaattgaaaaattacaaaaaaagtaataaataaaccactttattaagttttaagcCATGGGTGTGACTCGATAGCACTTTTGCTACGATCCCCATAATCGTATAGAAGTTCTTCATCTAATGCGATTTCCTTTGAAGCGACTAGAATAAGGTGAGGAGTCTCTCCAATAGGAAACAATTTCGTGCACACGTTACTCTGAGTCTTGCTGTGATTAAGCAGACGACCGATCTTACCCGATTCTTTCGTGGCGTCAACACTATATATAAAAAGagaatgtaaataaatatatatataaacaaaaaaatgatgacCGCAATGTGTTTAATTGTGGAAGTAACAGCTGTTTCTTTTCTTCTACTCCTCTTACGTGAGAGAGTTTCAACAGCGCCTCTTTTACACACAAGAATCCCATGTGTAAAAACAAGCGACATGATTCAACACAAAAGTCGATACACGCGGTGGTTTGTTCtcaatttttctttgaaaaacagtcaaaatgtcaaaagttGTGAGTTTTCTAGAATTTGTTGATGTACATTTGTTTTTCGACTCGGACCGAACATACGAAAAAACACACGTGAAACTTATTGTCTCGATTATTTTAATCTTGCTTCTCGTCCATTCAACGCCCGCGACAAACCTTTCTTTTTTGAACGAGGACGAACGAAAGCTATTAAAAAAACACTCATTGCTGAAAGGCTCGAATTAACTCCAACATACCAGTATTTCTTGTTTTTGTAATCGAAGAAATACATGTAACATCCAAATTTGGGATCTTTTTCATATTCAGCCTCTCTACACCTTGCCTCTTTTACATCAACCAAGTCACCGACATATTCGCAAACAAAATCTCCTTTACTTAATTTCCTTTTGCTGAATACACCACGTCCTTTACTCTCGATAAGGCGAATCTAAGAATGGATGGTAAATTACATAACTCCTGTATAAATTGCACCCATCCCGGCTAAACAGCTTTTACCCATACCCCATACCACTCATCCTTCTACACACAGCCTTTTGAGTTTACGTAATTTTGGAATGACCGCTTACAGTTCAGGGAGGTAAATAGCAGTGAAATAACAAACACACTGAACGTTTGAAAATGGTTTCTACCTCCAAGTGATCTTCAACACCCGACAAGATTTTCCTCTCCAAATCAATTTGTTTTTCCTccttgaaaaaacaacaaaagaatcacaaaagtaaacaaacaagtcCAATACTTCACAACAAATACACGCATACGCAAGTCATATATTGAGCAAACaaacttttattaaaaacaaacaaacaaacaaactaatcTCTCGGCATACTTTTAAAGTTGATTTAAGCTTCCGCTCGCTTCTTCTTACTTGGAAATGTTGCGTTAAAGTGGATTGTGTTTTATCAGGTCTAAAAagccaacaacaaaaaaacattaagcAAAGAACATCGAGAAAAGCCATTGATTACATCCTGGGAGATAAAACATTTTTCCACCCCACGCAAACTTGGAATCATTAACATTTCCTATACCAATCACTTGGTCACCTAAAGTAGCTTAAAACCACATACTGACCAGATATAGATGGGTTGTTTTGTGACGCAGTTTAGGTAAGCGAATTACAACAACAAACATTGCAGCCaatgtaaataaaatgtttccgagaaagaaaaacaacaacaacaatatgtAACGACATTTTATGAGGTGACGCAAAAAATGCGTCGATTATCTATCTATTGAaagcacatttttaaaatttcaaaaagaaaGGTGTTTTTAGGTACATATATTGTACCCAAGAAACAGTCTTAAACGAGGTacagcattaaaaaataataacctaaaaacaaaaaagtttgtttttctaaTCCGATTTACTGGCAAACGTTAAGCGTCTGCTTTATTTGACCGGCATTGTTAATGACGAACGGACATTATCCAAAtagatcaaaatttttatcttcGTGTTAACATATCTAGGTAAAAGAATGTGAATTTACTTATTATTAAATTTCGGACTAGTTTTGACAGCTAATCATTTTTTTCCACAAACGATAGCTTAGCTAAAACCATGGCATCGATTTTGTTAAACAATGCGGTGCCTTCAGGTATGCGATCACGCTGCGCTCTGTTGTCATGTTATCATAATAAACCTTTTTAAagagagaagaaaaaaattaagtactGTATGCATAAGTATAAAAAACACAGGAATTTACAGCAATTTAATAAGGCTGAATTTTAATAAGGCTTGCTAAAAGGCGTTCCACATGAAAGGAAGAGGTTTTGTATTGAAAAATGTCCACAAGTACGGTGTAGTATAGACACGAAAATAACCTTAGGGTTTTATTCAATTGTTATTAGAAACCAAAAATAGCACACAAATATATTGAATGATCAAATAAGGTCATGCCGAAAGAGTTTAACATGGTAGGCAAACACATTAGCCTAAACAATATCAGGGTATGTAAGTGACATTTCCCACAGATCTCTGCCAATTATGAGAAAAACTGATTTTTCATGACTTTCGGTTGTAGCTTCAACACGCATCACAGACAGTCTCTCTTCTCTTTTATTTGGATGacaaaagcaaataaataataaacaaatgcCAACatcattcagttttttttaataccATTGACACACTTCGTTATTTGAACAACAGAAACATTAGAAGGCATCACGAAAAACGAAACCTCGTGCAACGTGTTAGAAGAAATTTAACAAAGGGCGTCTTTTTTATGAGAGCATCTCATTTGCCATTATTAAAGTTATTAGGAAATGGAATGAAACTTCTTCTGGACTTtacttaattaatttttttctaagagAACTTACATCACATTATTATTAAGCGACCCTCAACTTGTCACTCCCATATTTATCGCTCTGAAGTGGCCAGTTTCAAAAATCAAGCACTTCGCTAACGGAAAAATCAAAAgtttttcaaatgtgttttgtTATTCGGTATTATACAGTAAACCTTCAGCTATAAAATCTTCGCCTCGTCatcaatatataaataataacgCCAGCTTTTGCCAAACATTATTTTGCAACTTCTAACGAATAAATTAGTTCTCATAACTACAAGGGTGTCTAGGAACTATCAGGGAAAAAATAGCTCTTGTATAATTGCGTCGTCGAGTAGACTGTTTAATAACTTTGTTAAAAGAAATTCTCTATTTCTACCTCGTCTTCAAACAAAACCAAATAAAGATTTATAAATTTCAAAGAATTTATGGAGCACCGGATAAAAGGCTTTTAAGTAAGTAGGCAGTTTGGGTCCTATTCTAACTTCCGGGCTCTTATTCTCTTTGAACAGTTACATTACCGTCAAATTACGTGTAGAATGGTTCTAAGTTGCTTACATGCCACCCAAGCACATTAAAAGGTCAGTGGATGGCTCCCAATGAGCTGACAATACATTGAAAGTGCGCCGTAGTGAGGAATTAAGCCTAAAACCTTGTAATTACAAGCAAAATGCGCTACAATTACACCACTGATTTTTAGGTAGATTTAGGTAGCCAAGGCTAAGCTAAAATCCTTCGTTATGCGCGTACTTGAAACTCCGATCTATACACTAACACCTTTTCTCTCACTTAACAACCTTTTAAGTTAGCAAAAGTTTTCACAGAAACAACACATATCAGTGTTTCAAACACCAGAATCCGCTTCAGTGA is drawn from Hydractinia symbiolongicarpus strain clone_291-10 chromosome 8, HSymV2.1, whole genome shotgun sequence and contains these coding sequences:
- the LOC130655788 gene encoding histone-lysine N-methyltransferase set-1-like isoform X3, producing the protein MSNKVNAESIGAKGHVKEENRVVLTEEKSTAVNVPAEAKLHKEKNELVKVEEKSEKIAGDKKKETANDLKDETKKTAHITSNDEKPAPSKAKPSRKPQIKETSSKIKETSSRGKSTKKISTNKKKRTVHDQEIPDKTQSTLTQHFQVRRSERKLKSTLKEEKQIDLERKILSGVEDHLEIRLIESKGRGVFSKRKLSKGDFVCEYVGDLVDVKEARCREAEYEKDPKFGCYMYFFDYKNKKYCVDATKESGKIGRLLNHSKTQSNVCTKLFPIGETPHLILVASKEIALDEELLYDYGDRSKSAIESHPWLKT
- the LOC130655788 gene encoding N-lysine methyltransferase KMT5A-B-like isoform X1, with the translated sequence MSNKVNAESIGAKGHVKEENRVVLTEEKSTAVNVPAEAKLHKEKNELVKVEEKSEKIAGDKKKETANDLKDETKKTAHITSNDEKPAPSKVAAKPSRKPQIKETSSKIKETSSRGKSTKKISTNKKKRTVHDQEIPDKTQSTLTQHFQVRRSERKLKSTLKEEKQIDLERKILSGVEDHLEIRLIESKGRGVFSKRKLSKGDFVCEYVGDLVDVKEARCREAEYEKDPKFGCYMYFFDYKNKKYCVDATKESGKIGRLLNHSKTQSNVCTKLFPIGETPHLILVASKEIALDEELLYDYGDRSKSAIESHPWLKT
- the LOC130655788 gene encoding N-lysine methyltransferase KMT5A-B-like isoform X2, with product MSNKVNAESIGAKGHVKEENRVVLTEKSTAVNVPAEAKLHKEKNELVKVEEKSEKIAGDKKKETANDLKDETKKTAHITSNDEKPAPSKVAAKPSRKPQIKETSSKIKETSSRGKSTKKISTNKKKRTVHDQEIPDKTQSTLTQHFQVRRSERKLKSTLKEEKQIDLERKILSGVEDHLEIRLIESKGRGVFSKRKLSKGDFVCEYVGDLVDVKEARCREAEYEKDPKFGCYMYFFDYKNKKYCVDATKESGKIGRLLNHSKTQSNVCTKLFPIGETPHLILVASKEIALDEELLYDYGDRSKSAIESHPWLKT